Proteins found in one Aspergillus puulaauensis MK2 DNA, chromosome 8, nearly complete sequence genomic segment:
- a CDS encoding alcohol dehydrogenase family protein (COG:Q;~EggNog:ENOG410PG9N;~InterPro:IPR013154,IPR013149,IPR002328,IPR036291, IPR011032;~PFAM:PF00107,PF08240;~go_function: GO:0008270 - zinc ion binding [Evidence IEA];~go_function: GO:0016491 - oxidoreductase activity [Evidence IEA];~go_process: GO:0055114 - oxidation-reduction process [Evidence IEA]): protein MQAVVFKGPFQVAVEQRPIPAVQNETEAVLKVRYTALCGSELHVYRGHQPAQPGFTMGHEFIGEVVELGSGVQHFKKGDLVMVPFTVNCGTCFYCSLDLSSRCVESKLFGSPLLDGGQAEYVRVPMADASLIKAPKGVDEKKLVFMADIFPTGYFAALNAFKGLTESSIKNSTVVLLGCGPVGLFALISAMEYHPKHLIAVDKVPSRLQRARELGAEGWNVETDKGGLEKRVKELTDGRGADIAIEVVGHADALRLGFDLLRPFGHISSVGVHNEPVPWTGFEAYSKNLSIQMGRCPARSMFKEAMVLFAKKQDSLDFMVADVRPLSQAVQSYDDFNHMRSQKIIFEADT from the exons ATGCAAGCTGTTGTTTTCAAAGGACCCTTTCAAGTCGCCGTCGAGCAACGGCCCATTCCGGCAGTCCAAAATGAGACAGAGGCAGTGCTGAAGGTGCGGTACACGGCCCTGTGCGGCAG CGAACTGCATGTGTATCGAGGACACCAGCCCGCACAGCCAGGGTTTACTATGGGCCACGAGTTCATAGGTGAGGTGGTAGAATTGGGGTCTGGGGTTCAGCATTTCAAGAAGGGCGACCTTGTTATGGTGCCCTTTACTGTGAACTGCGGGACATGCTTTTACTGCTCCTTGGATCTAAGTTCACGCTGCGTCGAGTCTAAATTGTTTGGCTCCCCTCTGCTGGATGGTGGGCAGGCTGAGTACGTGCGAGTCCCCATGGCAGATGCCAGCTTGATTAAAGCGCCAAAGGGGGTTGACGAGAAGAAACTTGTCTTCATGGCCGACATCTTTCCGACGGGGTATTTCGCTGCTCTCAATGCGTTCAAAGGGTTAACAGAATCCTCAATCAAGAATAGCAccgttgttcttcttggCTGTGGGCCCGTGGGCCTGTTTGCGCTGATCAGTGCGATGGAATACCATCCCAAACATCTGATTGCGGTAGATAAAGTTCCTTCACGCTTACAGCGGGCGAGGGAGCTTGGTGCTGAAGGCTGGAATGTCGAGACAGACAAAGGAGGCCTTGAAAAGCGTGTCAAGGAGCTGACAGATGGACGGGGCGCCGATATTGCTATAGAGGTTGTCGGACACGCCGACGCCCTCCGGCTGGGCTTCGATCTGCTTCGGCCATTTGGCCACATCTCCAGCGTGGGCGTACACAACGAACCGGTTCCGTGGACGGGCTTTGAGGCGTACTCGAAGAATCTCTCCATTCAGATGGGCAGATGCCCCGCTCGAA GCATGTtcaaggaggccatggtgttgtttGCGAAGAAACAGGATTCCTTGGA TTTCATGGTTGCAGATGTTCGGCCATTATCGCAAGCTGTTCAAAG TTACGACGATTTCAACCATATGAGGTCACAGAAGATTATTTTCGAGGCCGATACGTAG
- a CDS encoding 2,3-butanediol dehydrogenase (COG:Q;~EggNog:ENOG410PFVV;~InterPro:IPR013154,IPR013149,IPR002328,IPR036291, IPR011032,IPR020843;~PFAM:PF00107,PF08240;~TransMembrane:1 (o187-203i);~go_function: GO:0008270 - zinc ion binding [Evidence IEA];~go_function: GO:0016491 - oxidoreductase activity [Evidence IEA];~go_process: GO:0055114 - oxidation-reduction process [Evidence IEA]) codes for MARETMLALRLHGRQDIKLDTVPIPNCLPNQVRVRVAYCGICGSDIHEYEAGPILAPQAQETNPHSGARLPVILGHEMSGTVVEVGPDVEGIRIGQKVVVNPLLADSQIQAQACFSCLRGSFNTCKRSTYYGINAPGGGFSSEICVSAANVVPVPETVSLRAAALAEPLAVACHMIERSGFTAGDNVLILGAGPIGLALLMLLRSKGAKRVLVSEVSELRISHARRLGADLVIDPLKGGKDSNPVLKAVYDLTDEGVEIAFDASGLQTTLDTAIASVRPGGTIFNVAIHEKPLSLDLNALSLQEKRLTGGICYLKRDFEEVLALQESGRLPAEEMITSVVPLSGVIEGGFQELMVHKAKHVKILIQPGV; via the exons ATGGCGCGAGAGACCATGCTTGCACTCCGTTTACACGGACGACAGGACATAAAACTTGACACGGTTCCCATTCC GAACTGCCTACCCAACCAGGTCCGAGTCCGCGTGGCCTACTGCGGAATCTGTGGCTCGGATATACACGAGTACGAGGCAGGGCCTATTCTCGCCCCTCAAGCGCAGGAGACAAACCCCCACTCTGGCGCAAGGCTTCCCGTGATCCTTGGGCATGAAATGTCCGGCACCGTTGTTGAAGTCGGGCCAGATGTAGAGGGTATCCGCATTGGGCAGAAAGTGGTCGTGAACCCATTGCTGGCGGACTCGCAGATCCAAGCCCAGGCATGCTTTTCTTGTCTGCGGGGGTCCTTTAACACTTGCAAACGGTCTACATACTACGGAATCAACGCGCCGGGTGGTGGATTCTCTAGTGAGATTTGTGTCAGTGCAGCTAATGtcgttcctgttcctgaGACTGTCTCGCTgagggctgctgctcttgcgGAACCTTTGGCTGTAGCTTGCCATATGATCGAGCGGTCTGGTTTCACGGCCGGTGACAATGTGTTGATTCTTGGTGCGGGGCCAATTGGGTTGGCTCTACTGATGCTTCTACGCTCGAAGGGGGCGAAGAGGGTTCTGGTGAGCGAGGTGTCTGAGCTGCGAATCAGCCACGCCAGGCGTCTTGGGGCGGACCTCGTCATAGACCCTCTAAAGGGTGGGAAGGATTCCAATCCTGTCCTCAAGGCAGTTTATGACTTGACAGACGAGGGCGTCGAGATTGCCTTTGACGCATCTGGCCTGCAGACTACTCTTGACACCGCCATCGCGTCGGTCAGACCGGGGGGGACTATTTTCAATGTTGCGATTCATGAGAAGCCATTGAGTCTCGATCTCAATGCTTTATCCCTGCAGGAGAAACGGTTGACTGGTGGGATTTGCTACCTGAAAAGGGACTTTGAAGAGGTTCTGGCTCTCCAGGAATCAGGAAGACTTCCAGCAGAAGAGATGATTACGTCTGTTGTGCCACTCTCGGGCGTCATTGAGGGGGGGTTTCAGGAACTGATGGTCCATAAAGCGAAGCATGTCAAGATTCTCATTCAGCCGGGCGTTTAA
- a CDS encoding sugar porter family MFS transporter (COG:G;~EggNog:ENOG410PUES;~InterPro:IPR005829,IPR005828,IPR003663,IPR036259, IPR020846;~PFAM:PF00083,PF07690;~TransMembrane:12 (i12-31o60-79i88-106o112-132i144-163o175-199i268-291o303-323i335-356o362-387i399-418o430-449i);~go_component: GO:0016020 - membrane [Evidence IEA];~go_component: GO:0016021 - integral component of membrane [Evidence IEA];~go_function: GO:0022857 - transmembrane transporter activity [Evidence IEA];~go_process: GO:0055085 - transmembrane transport [Evidence IEA]), with product MISQPTLRLQGRALSVGITVACGLAFMLFGYDQGVFGGILSNPAFQEQFDHPDATIEGQIVSSYVLGCIIGAFTSMFLGDRLGRRKSISVACTFLTAGGVLQATAFTLPHMIVGRILSGIGVGMNTTTVPMWQSETCEPKRRGILMSIQLTMLVFGFVVANWLNFGFTYIPDQPVAWRFPLAFQSVLAILTLVTVPFMVESPRWLCLRGRDEEACDVLARLAVKPSTDSGIVQELQTIQQMISHETESQGSGWRQIFTNGPQQNFRRIALGAGANFMQQFGGINVVAYYLPVVLKRSFGFSDRLSLVLSAVDSMQWMFWAGMASFVIDRVGRRRLLIFGSAGQSLCFVMAAIGLAIDTTPMNGVAVAFIFLYYFFFGLSFLVIPFMYPSEINSHRTRNLGSAIAMVTNWLGVYVIVSVTPTAIDSIGWKFYLVFAVTNFVFCPICWLFYVETSGLSLEEVDRLFEIKYHGGKNMTYHTAAEMAKEVVNVETTEHLERVDTA from the exons ATGATCTCCCAGCCCACCCTGCGATTACAAGGCCGCGCCCTCTCTGTGGGCATCACCGTTGCCTGCGGACTGGCATTCATGCTGTTCGGATACGACCAGGGGGTCTTTGGTGGCATCCTGTCAAACCCGGCGTTCCAGGAACAGTTCGACCATCCGGATGCCACCATTGAGGGACAGATCGTGTCATCGTACGTGCTCGGATGCATTATCGGGGCCTTCACATCCATGTTTCTCGGCGACCGCCTAGGCAGACGCAAGTCAATCAGCGTTGCCTGTACATTCCTCACAGCCGGGGGCGTCCTCCAAGCAACTGCGTTTACGCTGCCCCATATGATCGTTGGCCGCATTCTGTCCGGCATCGGGGTTGGCATGAATACAACCACAGTCCCAATGTGGCAGAGCGAGACCTGCGAGCCAAAGCGCCGAGGCATACTCATGTCCATCCAACTTACCATGCTTGTCTTTGGCTTCGTCGTTGCCAACTGGCTCAACTTCGGCTTCACCTATATCCCCGATCAGCCCGTTGCCTGGCGCTTCCCGCTTGCGTTTCAATCGGTGCTAGCAATCCTCACGCTTGTCACTGTGCCCTTTATGGTTGAatctcctcgctggctgTGTCTACGCGGGCGTGATGAGGAAGCCTGCGATGTGCTGGCTCGCCTTGCAGTCAAGCCCTCGACAGACTCTGGCATCGTGCAAGAGCTCCAGACCATCCAGCAGATGATAAGCCACGAGACCGAGTCGCAGGGCTCCGGATGGCGACAGATCTTCACCAACGGTCCACAGCAAAACTTCCGTCGAATCGCATTAGGAGCAGGCGCCAATTTCATGCAGCAGTTCGGGGGCATCAACGTGGTCGCGTACTATCTCCCGGTTGTTCTCAAGCGGTCGTTCGGATTCAGCGACCGCTTGTCGCTCGTCTTGTCGGCTGTGGACTCTATGCAGTGGATGTTCTGGGCGGGGATGGCGTCGTTTGTGATTGACAGGGTTGGGCGCCGACGACTGCTGATCTTTGGCTCTGCAGGGCAGTCTCTCTGTTTTGTCATGGCGGCAATTGGGCTGGCGATTGATACAACGCCTATGAATGGTGTTGCGGTtgctttcatcttcctctacTACTTCTTTTTC GGCCTGTCTTTTCTTGTCATTCCATTTATGTATCCGTCCGAGATTAATTCCCATCGCACGCGGAATCTGGGAAGCGCGATTGCCATGGTCACCAATTGGCTTGGTGTTTACGTGATTGTCTCTGTGACTCCTACAG CCATTGACAGCATTGGCTGGAAATTCTATCTCGTATTTGCCGTCACTAATTTCGTTTTCTGTCCCATCTGCTGGCTGTTTTACGTCGAGACATCGGGCCTGTCtctggaagaagtggatAGGCTCTTCGAGATCAAATACCACGGGGGCAAGAACATGACCTACCACACCGCCGCTGAAATGGCAAAGGAGGTTGTGAATGTGGAGACCACCGAGCATTTGGAGAGGGTGGATACTGCATAG
- a CDS encoding SGNH/GDSL hydrolase family protein (COG:S;~EggNog:ENOG410PQB4;~InterPro:IPR013830,IPR036514;~PFAM:PF13472) has product MAPTLSILCFGNSLTAGFYQYGLEYHPYAAKLEERLKEAFPSHTIRIDVDGVPGDLVITPPGRFLTRMQDDCSKTSYDWVIVLGATNDLGRGYPCSKIFPALKEAWKVALDSGAKILALTVPECAAVSKRLDSARDELNSLILNHDEERFHAFDLHKHIPYHGATEDFRELVFDDGLHLTAEGYDLVGDLVADWLIRY; this is encoded by the exons ATGGCTCCAACACTTTCTATCCTCTGCTTCGGCAATTCGCTGACAGCTGGCTTCTACCAGTACGGTCTGGAATACCACCCCTACGCCGCGAAACTCGAGGAGCGCTTGAAAGAAGCCTTCCCCTCTCACACCATCCGTATCGACGTTGACGGCGTCCCGGGTGACCTCGTTATTACTCCCCCAGGACGCTTCCTAACTCGCATGCAGGATGACT GCTCGAAGACGTCGTACGACTGGGTGATCGTACTCGGCGCAACAAA TGACCTTGGTCGCGGGTATCCATGCTCGAAAATATTTCCCGCGCTGAAAGAAGCCTGGAAGGTGGCACTCGACAGCGGAGCAAAGATCCTGGCGCTTACCGTCCCTGAATGCGCGGCTGTAAGCAAACGGCTTGATAGTGCTCGGGATGAACTGAATTCTCTGATATTGAACCATGATGAGGAGCGATT CCATGCGTTTGATCTTCACAAGCATATTCCGTATCATGGTGCTACGGAGGATTTCAGGGAGTTGGTATTCGACGATGGACTTCATTTGACGGCCGAAGGGTATGATCTTGTTGGGGATCTGGTTGCGGACTGGTTGATACGGTATTAA
- a CDS encoding uncharacterized protein (COG:Q;~EggNog:ENOG410PKJ5;~InterPro:IPR002347,IPR036291,IPR020904;~PFAM:PF00106,PF13561,PF08659;~go_function: GO:0016491 - oxidoreductase activity [Evidence IEA];~go_process: GO:0055114 - oxidation-reduction process [Evidence IEA]), with protein MMVQPLTAIVTGAARGIGRSIGHRLVQDGYRVAINDVPSSLAEIEAVVNELNSTGVKGSAAPTTRAIAIPGDVTSQSDVASMISRTVSTLGPLHLMVANAGKAPVKPLLSSTADDITDVFSCNFKGAFNCYTESARQMIAQGDPEKVFGRQKYKIVGASSIAGFRAFAALGLYSASKFAVRGLTQAMAMELASHHINVNAYAPGIVGTSMWDEVDEMLGQIEGRAPGETLKHYSKSIALGRTSVPEDVAGLVGGFLASQDSDYVTGQTMLVDGGIVLT; from the exons ATGATGGTGCAGCCTCTAACTGCGATTGTGACTGGCGCGGCGCGGGGAAT CGGTCGATCAATAGGACATCGCCTAGTCCAGGACGGCTACCGCGTTGCTATCAATGACGTTCCAAGTTCCCTTGCGGAGATCGAAGCAGTCGTGAACGAGCTCAACAGCACTGGCGTTAAGGGTTCTGCCGCACCAACGACTCGAGCGATAGCCATACCCGGAGATGTGACTTCGCAGAGCGACGTGGCGTCAATGATATCGAGAACTGTGTCTACGTTGGGACCGCTGCACCTTATGGTTGCCAACGCCGGGAAGGCCCCGGTCAAGCCTTTGCTGTCCTCTACAGCGGACGACATTACGGACGTGTTCTCTTGCAACTTCAAGGGAGCCTTCAACTGCTACACCGAGTCGGCCCGCCAAATGATTGCGCAAGGGGACCCGGAGAAGGTATTTGGACGGCAAAAGTACAAGATTGTCGGCGCGTCTTCCATCGCCGGTTTCAGGGCGTTTGCAGCGCTGGGGCTGTACTCTGCCAGCAAATTCGCAGTCCGTGGGCTCACCCAGGCTATGGCGATGGAACTGGCTTCTCACCATATAAATGTCAATGCCTACGCCCCGGGAATAGTGGGGACGTCCATGTGGGACGAAGTAGATGAGATGCTAGGGCAGATTGAGGGAAGGGCCCCTGGCGAGACTCTTAAACATTACAGCAAGAGTATTGCGCTCGGGAGGACAAGTGTCCCGGAAGATGTTGCTGGGCTGGTGGGTGGTTTTCTCGCAAGCCAGGATTCCGACTATGTGACAGGGCAAACTATGCTGGTTGACGGGGGCATCGTCCTTACTTGA
- a CDS encoding uncharacterized protein (COG:Q;~EggNog:ENOG410PH0S;~InterPro:IPR011527,IPR036640;~TransMembrane:1 (o173-194i);~go_component: GO:0016021 - integral component of membrane [Evidence IEA];~go_function: GO:0005524 - ATP binding [Evidence IEA];~go_function: GO:0042626 - ATPase-coupled transmembrane transporter activity [Evidence IEA];~go_process: GO:0055085 - transmembrane transport [Evidence IEA]): MEEMVAAKKRRFAMAPASQRSLFKRVRAPSVVVSFHRLSVLPVSSIKSWWLHIWTGSQANPSQYANYAVATASLAVQKLEELDAPDDLFKYIGPLLPNGCHALITIPLQGALVGRPRRAPSLVDTVPLGRVLNRFTSDVYTVDYVLGTHISELISSTLQICGVLVASTSVSPAILGLPAILLLASPRLAVLYLAAAREVKRFESVSRSPILDHFILPGPGDPAAAQGAGSGRGDVRGGYGDGWADSTGDPGGVWAAGELVAGYCASTGYRCGL; encoded by the exons ATGGAAGAGATGGTCgctgcaaagaagagaagattcGCAATGGCACCTGCGTCCCAGAGATCTCTCTTTAAGCGGGTGAGGGCCCCGTCTGTTGTCGTGTCGTTCCACAGATTAAGCGTGCTCCCTGTTAGTTCGATAAAGTCATGGTGGCTCCATATCTGGACAGGCTCACAAGCCAACCCTTCTCAATACGCCAATTATGCTGTTGCAACTGCCAGCCTCGCAGTCCAGAAACTCGAGGAGCTAGACGCCCCAGACGACCTGTTCAAGTACATCG gtcctcttcttccgaaCGGCTGCCATGCGCTCATCACAATCCCTCTTCAAGGCGCCCTTGTCGGCCGTCCTCGCCGCGCCCCTTCGCTGGTCGACACCGTTCCCCTGGGCCGCGTCTTGAATCGCTTCACATCAGACGTCTACACAGTAGACTACGTGCTAGGAACCCACATCTCCGAGCTCATCTCATCAACCCTCCAAATATGCGGCGTACTAGTCGCAAGCACCTCAGTCTCGCCCGCCATCCTAGGCCTCCCAgcaatcctcctcctcgcgtcTCCCCGACTCGCAGTTTTATACCTTGCCGCCGCCCGCGAAGTCAAGAGGTTCGAAAGCGTCTCCCGCAGTCCAATCCTCGACCACTTCATTCTGCCTGGCCCGGGCGATCCTGCAGCGGCCCAAGGTGCTGGTTCTGGACGAGGCGACGTCCGAGGTGGATATGGAGACGGATGGGCTGATTCAACAGGCGATCCGGGCGGAGTTTGGGCGGCAGGCGAGCTCGTTGCTGGTTATTGCGCATCGACTGGGTACCGTTGCGGACTTTGA
- a CDS encoding DUF4291 domain-containing protein (COG:S;~EggNog:ENOG410PWND;~InterPro:IPR025633;~PFAM:PF14124), whose amino-acid sequence MSTTDTPSKNKHPYHQIRALHTPTTITIYQAYPPSIAHPALTTQSFTKVPQFSRSRMTWIKPSFLWMAYRSGYASKAGQERVLAIEITREGFEWALRHACLSHASKGASEEGVRAWAEKMWNSPVRVQWDPERDLWGRPLGWRSLQVGLKGEAVGRYIGQWIVGITDVTDLMHDVKGRVDRGDIEGARALLPIEDVYALPEDIGRDIYS is encoded by the coding sequence ATGTCTACCACAGATACCCCTTCCAAAAACAAACACCCCTACCACCAAATCCGCGCCCTCCACACCCCCACCACAATAACAATCTACCAGGCATACCCACCCTCCATCGCCCATCCCGCCCTCACCACGCAATCATTCACCAAAGTCCCACAATTCAGCCGGTCCCGAATGACATGGATAAAACCCTCCTTCCTCTGGATGGCCTACCGCTCGGGGTACGCAAGTAAAGCGGGACAGGAGCGGGTTCTAGCGATTGAAATCACGAGGGAAGGGTTCGAGTGGGCGTTGCGGCATGCTTGTCTTTCGCATGCGTCGAAGGGTGCGTCGGAGGAgggagttagggcttgggcggAGAAGATGTGGAACAGTCCGGTTAGGGTTCAGTGGGATCCGGAGCGGGATTTGTGGGGGAGGCCGTTGGGGTGGCGCAGTTTGCAGGTTGGATTGAAGGGGGAGGCGGTTGGACGGTATATTGGGCAGTGGATTGTGGGAATAACAGATGTTACGGACCTTATGCATGATGTTAAGGGGAGAGTTGATCGGGGGGATATCGAAGGGGCGAGGGCACTGCTGCCGATAGAGGATGTTTATGCGCTGCCGGAGGATATTGGAAGGGATATATATTCCTGA